From the genome of Streptomyces sp. NBC_01260, one region includes:
- the sigJ gene encoding RNA polymerase sigma factor SigJ, with amino-acid sequence MPLTVNDVARFEASMPRLEAIAYRLLGSATEAEDAVQDTFLRWQAADVDRIEVPEAWLTKALTNLCLNQLTSARARREMYVGQWLPEPLLAGDPMLGPADTAEQRESVSYAVLALMERLSPNERAVYVLREAFGYPHREIAGILDLTEAACQQILHRAKKHVAEGRTRTEIDEATARRIVGEFLAAATSGRTEPLVRLLTEDAVSIGDGGGKVPARAKAFEGALAVATFMRGLFKPGKAMRALVGGSPGVYATTANGAPAIVAVFEGRVVGIMCLEITPEGIAAILNQVNPDKLERATQRWAAVGDHGDPLFNAF; translated from the coding sequence ATGCCCCTGACCGTGAACGACGTGGCGCGGTTCGAGGCCTCCATGCCCCGCCTGGAGGCCATCGCCTACCGCCTCCTCGGCTCCGCGACCGAGGCCGAGGACGCCGTACAGGACACCTTCCTGCGCTGGCAGGCCGCCGATGTCGACCGTATCGAGGTCCCCGAGGCCTGGCTGACGAAGGCGCTCACCAACCTGTGCCTCAACCAGCTCACCTCGGCCCGCGCCCGGCGAGAGATGTACGTGGGCCAGTGGCTCCCCGAGCCACTGCTCGCCGGAGACCCGATGCTCGGCCCCGCCGACACCGCCGAACAGCGCGAATCGGTCTCGTACGCGGTGCTCGCCCTCATGGAGCGGCTCTCCCCCAACGAGCGGGCGGTGTACGTGCTGCGGGAGGCGTTCGGATACCCGCACCGTGAGATCGCCGGGATCCTCGACCTCACCGAGGCCGCCTGCCAGCAGATCCTGCACCGCGCCAAGAAGCACGTCGCGGAGGGCAGGACCCGCACCGAGATCGACGAGGCGACCGCCCGGCGGATCGTCGGGGAGTTCCTCGCGGCCGCCACCAGCGGCCGGACCGAGCCGCTGGTGCGGCTGCTCACCGAGGACGCCGTCTCCATCGGCGACGGAGGCGGAAAGGTCCCGGCCCGCGCCAAGGCGTTCGAGGGCGCCCTCGCGGTCGCGACGTTCATGCGGGGCCTGTTCAAACCCGGCAAGGCCATGCGCGCCCTGGTCGGCGGCTCCCCCGGGGTCTACGCCACGACCGCCAACGGCGCCCCCGCCATCGTGGCGGTCTTCGAGGGCCGGGTCGTCGGGATCATGTGCCTGGAGATCACCCCCGAGGGCATCGCCGCGATCCTCAACCAGGTCAACCCCGACAAGCTCGAACGCGCGACCCAGCGCTGGGCGGCCGTCGGCGACCACGGGGACCCCCTGTTCAACGCCTTCTAG
- a CDS encoding NAD(P)/FAD-dependent oxidoreductase — protein sequence MQHRIIVLGAGYTGATAAGRLAKRLRREDVTITLVNAEPDFVERVRMHQLAVGQDLRPRPFSEMFAGTGVELKLAEVTGIDVGRKTVAVRDANSAEEQELAYDSLVYALGSSWNTQGVPGTAEHAHEIAGRPGALRLRERLAGLDAGQPVVVVGGGLTGLEAATEIAEARPDLDVALAARGGLGDWLSPKGRLHLRKVCDRLGITVHEDTAVTGVDADRVAASDGTSIPAAVTVWTTGFAVHPIARATALEVTGTGQIVVDGTMRSVSHPDVYAVGDAAMAMGPGDKPLRMSCASGTPAAWQAADTIAARLTGGKLPDTPLRYFNQCISLGRREGLIQYVTADDRAVSAALTGRLAAVYKELVCKGAAWGVAHPTLGLPARRRPVARPEQQPHEAAVANAEA from the coding sequence ATGCAGCACCGAATCATCGTTCTCGGAGCCGGATACACCGGAGCCACCGCCGCCGGGCGCCTCGCCAAGCGCCTGCGCCGCGAAGACGTCACCATCACCCTCGTCAACGCCGAGCCCGACTTCGTCGAGCGGGTCCGGATGCACCAGCTGGCGGTCGGCCAGGACCTCAGGCCCCGGCCCTTCAGCGAGATGTTCGCGGGGACCGGGGTCGAGCTGAAGCTCGCGGAGGTCACCGGCATCGACGTCGGCCGCAAGACGGTCGCCGTCAGGGACGCGAACAGCGCCGAGGAGCAGGAGCTGGCCTACGACAGCCTCGTGTACGCGCTCGGCAGCAGCTGGAACACCCAGGGCGTCCCCGGCACCGCCGAGCACGCCCACGAGATCGCCGGCCGCCCCGGAGCACTCCGGCTGCGCGAGCGCCTGGCCGGCCTGGACGCCGGACAGCCCGTGGTCGTCGTCGGCGGCGGCCTCACCGGCCTGGAGGCCGCGACCGAGATCGCCGAGGCCCGCCCGGACCTCGACGTCGCCCTCGCCGCCCGAGGCGGGCTCGGCGACTGGCTCTCACCCAAGGGCCGCCTGCATCTGCGGAAGGTCTGCGACCGGCTCGGCATCACCGTGCACGAAGACACCGCCGTCACCGGCGTCGACGCCGACCGCGTGGCCGCCTCCGACGGCACGTCCATCCCGGCCGCGGTCACCGTGTGGACCACCGGCTTCGCGGTCCACCCGATCGCGAGGGCCACCGCCCTGGAGGTCACCGGCACGGGCCAGATCGTCGTCGACGGGACCATGCGTTCGGTCTCGCACCCGGACGTGTACGCGGTCGGCGACGCGGCCATGGCGATGGGCCCCGGCGACAAGCCCCTGCGGATGTCGTGCGCCTCGGGCACCCCCGCCGCATGGCAGGCCGCCGACACCATCGCGGCACGCCTGACCGGCGGCAAGCTCCCGGACACCCCGCTCCGCTACTTCAACCAGTGCATCTCGCTGGGCCGCAGGGAAGGCCTCATCCAGTACGTCACCGCGGACGACCGCGCCGTCAGCGCGGCCCTGACCGGGCGGCTCGCCGCCGTCTACAAGGAACTGGTCTGCAAGGGCGCCGCCTGGGGCGTCGCCCACCCGACCCTCGGCCTCCCGGCCAGGCGCCGGCCGGTCGCCCGGCCCGAGCAGCAGCCCCACGAGGCCGCGGTCGCCAACGCCGAGGCCTGA
- a CDS encoding cell wall protein, translated as MPRLLQELDATASRSARPRAWLRAVMWLVEAGLHRRAGATTLVVARDLAGRMDYRLGFVLYDLEGTAARCGVSVATVKRHVRVLRELGALVWRRHGTKRNLRLPGRRYAGTATVYAATIPAVYDAAMGHRLEGAGYGARVCGVTDAGRDRAVEAGRARTGALDNPSVGKRSSGGRAPHSSGPHHDVRRADVSGKLNYTSRRRATSGRPARRSPLQVARDIATARQVRPLVGWTQHEGLRRLAYALRPLIDRGLDARDIAAELCGLAAGWRPVRPAAWITAALAREGEPVGHGRTDPPEAFRRSVTDAREAGAVVGADGPSYGIEGLTRGEVVQLRSAAATDPGLVLAALENLGERDTRRLYTNRLVDDVLLYEFTGVRRRRTGARHDSALR; from the coding sequence GTGCCTCGCCTCCTTCAGGAGCTCGATGCGACGGCTTCCCGGAGCGCCCGGCCGCGTGCGTGGCTGCGGGCGGTGATGTGGCTCGTCGAGGCGGGTCTGCACCGCCGGGCAGGGGCGACGACGCTGGTCGTCGCGCGGGATCTGGCCGGGCGGATGGACTACCGGCTCGGGTTCGTCCTGTACGACCTGGAGGGTACGGCTGCCCGGTGCGGGGTGTCGGTGGCGACGGTGAAGCGGCACGTCCGGGTGTTACGGGAGTTGGGTGCGCTGGTGTGGCGGCGGCACGGGACGAAGCGGAACCTGCGTCTGCCCGGCCGCCGGTACGCGGGCACGGCGACGGTCTACGCGGCGACGATCCCGGCCGTGTACGACGCGGCGATGGGCCACCGTCTGGAGGGCGCCGGCTACGGGGCGCGGGTGTGCGGGGTGACGGACGCGGGCCGGGACCGTGCGGTCGAGGCCGGGCGGGCGAGAACCGGGGCTCTGGACAACCCGTCTGTGGGAAAACGCAGTTCAGGCGGGCGTGCGCCCCATTCTTCCGGGCCCCACCACGACGTACGCAGAGCTGATGTGAGTGGGAAGTTGAACTACACCTCGCGCAGGCGCGCGACATCCGGCCGTCCGGCGCGGCGGTCCCCGCTTCAGGTGGCCCGGGACATCGCCACCGCCCGGCAGGTGCGGCCGCTCGTAGGATGGACCCAGCACGAGGGGCTGCGCCGTCTCGCGTACGCGCTGCGCCCGCTCATCGACCGGGGCCTCGACGCGCGCGACATCGCGGCCGAGCTCTGCGGCCTGGCTGCCGGATGGCGGCCGGTCCGCCCGGCGGCCTGGATCACCGCCGCTCTGGCGCGGGAAGGGGAGCCCGTGGGGCATGGGCGTACGGACCCGCCCGAGGCGTTCCGCCGCTCCGTGACCGATGCGCGGGAGGCGGGGGCCGTGGTGGGTGCCGACGGCCCGTCGTACGGCATCGAAGGGCTGACCCGTGGGGAGGTCGTCCAGTTACGGTCGGCTGCCGCGACGGACCCGGGTCTGGTGCTTGCCGCCCTGGAGAACCTTGGGGAGCGTGACACCCGTCGGCTGTACACGAACCGGCTCGTGGATGACGTGCTGTTGTACGAGTTCACCGGGGTGCGCCGTAGGCGTACCGGCGCTCGGCACGACTCTGCCCTCAGGTGA
- a CDS encoding amidohydrolase family protein, with protein MSDDLAGRDGVVRFWERLGLPGLIDVHTHFMPEQVLRKVWAYFDSAGPLTGMEWPIAYRHDEDERLALLRSFGVLRFTSMLYPHKAGMAAWLNGWAAGFADRVPDCLHTATFFPEEGVERYVAEAVGAGARVFKSHLQVGAYDPNDPLLEPVWGLLAEAGVPVVMHCGSGPAPGKHTGPQPVGRLLARHPRLRLIVAHMGMPEYTEFLALAEAYPEVRLDTTMVFTDFTEDFTPFPVAERGRLAALGDRILLGTDFPNIPYPYAHQLHALERLELGDDWLRAVCHDNAKALFDC; from the coding sequence ATGAGTGATGACCTTGCAGGCCGCGATGGAGTGGTGCGGTTCTGGGAACGGCTCGGGCTGCCGGGGCTCATCGACGTCCATACCCACTTCATGCCGGAGCAGGTGCTGCGCAAGGTCTGGGCCTACTTCGACTCAGCCGGTCCGCTGACCGGGATGGAGTGGCCGATCGCCTACCGGCACGACGAGGACGAACGGCTCGCGCTGCTCCGTTCGTTCGGTGTGCTCCGGTTCACCTCGATGCTCTACCCGCACAAGGCGGGCATGGCGGCCTGGCTGAACGGCTGGGCGGCCGGGTTCGCGGACCGGGTGCCCGACTGTCTGCACACCGCCACCTTCTTCCCCGAGGAGGGCGTGGAGCGGTACGTGGCGGAGGCGGTCGGGGCCGGGGCGCGGGTCTTCAAGTCGCATCTGCAGGTCGGGGCGTACGACCCGAACGATCCGCTGCTGGAACCCGTGTGGGGGCTGCTCGCCGAGGCCGGGGTCCCGGTCGTGATGCACTGCGGGTCCGGGCCCGCGCCCGGGAAGCACACCGGGCCACAACCGGTCGGCCGGCTGCTCGCCAGGCATCCCCGGCTGCGGCTGATCGTGGCGCACATGGGGATGCCGGAGTACACGGAGTTCCTGGCGCTCGCGGAGGCGTACCCGGAGGTGCGGCTCGACACGACGATGGTGTTCACCGACTTCACGGAGGACTTCACCCCCTTCCCGGTGGCGGAGCGGGGGCGGCTCGCGGCGCTCGGGGACCGGATCCTGCTGGGGACGGACTTCCCGAACATCCCGTATCCGTACGCCCATCAACTGCACGCCCTGGAGCGGCTGGAGCTCGGGGACGACTGGCTGCGGGCGGTCTGCCACGACAACGCGAAGGCGTTGTTCGACTGCTGA
- a CDS encoding DUF2797 domain-containing protein, with translation MEWQCTGLRWPEERGGPVLGWRKGRAVRGSALAYGTEFGFRAEGVRGCAGARGNACPVGAVVAARSTGGRCPECGRLDRAHSVAADTIPDDPRTYRVYLAWFGPGMVKVGITAEQRGAARLREQGAVVFSWLGRGPLMAARRAEELLRAALGVPDRIPYARKRAVRTELPGAAGRSGEVAELYGRAVALDGGGWPEALERLPFEAVDHAGIFGIGEAGRAGEVGGIGGVGGQGGAVRAVTGLVDGGAVAGRLVAAAGPDLHLETGADGVVVVDTRLMTGWALAAAGPEAGVSVPTVGVGGGVSQDGLF, from the coding sequence GTGGAATGGCAGTGCACCGGGCTCCGGTGGCCCGAGGAGCGTGGCGGTCCCGTGCTCGGGTGGCGGAAGGGGCGGGCGGTCCGGGGGAGCGCGCTGGCGTACGGGACCGAGTTCGGGTTCCGGGCCGAGGGGGTGCGGGGCTGTGCCGGGGCCCGGGGGAACGCGTGTCCGGTGGGGGCCGTGGTGGCGGCGCGGAGCACCGGGGGCAGGTGTCCGGAGTGCGGGCGGCTGGACCGGGCGCACTCGGTGGCGGCCGACACGATTCCCGATGATCCGCGTACCTACCGCGTGTACCTGGCCTGGTTCGGGCCCGGGATGGTGAAGGTGGGGATCACCGCCGAACAGCGCGGCGCGGCCCGGCTGCGGGAGCAGGGGGCGGTGGTCTTCAGCTGGCTGGGGCGGGGGCCGTTGATGGCGGCGCGCCGGGCCGAGGAGTTGCTCCGGGCCGCGCTCGGGGTGCCGGACCGGATTCCGTACGCGCGAAAGCGGGCGGTGCGGACGGAGCTCCCCGGGGCGGCCGGGCGGTCCGGTGAGGTGGCGGAGCTGTACGGGCGGGCGGTGGCGCTCGACGGGGGCGGCTGGCCCGAGGCGCTGGAGCGGCTGCCGTTCGAGGCAGTCGACCACGCGGGGATCTTCGGGATCGGTGAGGCCGGCAGGGCCGGTGAGGTGGGGGGGATCGGTGGGGTTGGCGGGCAGGGCGGTGCGGTGCGGGCGGTGACCGGGCTGGTGGACGGGGGCGCCGTCGCGGGGCGGCTGGTCGCGGCGGCCGGGCCGGATCTGCATCTGGAGACCGGTGCGGACGGCGTCGTCGTGGTGGACACCCGGCTGATGACCGGCTGGGCGCTGGCGGCGGCCGGCCCGGAGGCCGGGGTGAGCGTGCCGACCGTCGGCGTCGGGGGCGGCGTGTCGCAGGACGGGCTGTTCTGA
- a CDS encoding PAS domain-containing protein: MSSRPSRGAARLAAILDALPDGLLLVNCNGTVVNANTIALEMFETPGTALVGRGLLDLLPEFDSKLIPGSMRRPEAADERGRTKPTRMTARRTDGNEYPVEVTSASLEDGQAAYNDVQVSYSGTYTGDELLMLVVRDLSGTVDTEAELARSQRQTEMILRAASEGVVGTDTDGRVVLVNPAAAQILGFRATDLGGQELHPLILHSRAEGEPFPYEESPLADTLKSGRKHRVRGQVLWSKSGAQVPVDLTTAPVRDGDQLVGAVMTFTDRRPYEELGEQHSAEITELTANHTGAVTELTANHTAEITRLTELHAAELADRAERYASALEEQADRMEEQAGQLADLSARHTQLTAVLGESLRGPLEELRGELSTLAADPAGQLWPEANQILHHLAAGYARMTTLVDNVLSYQRLDGGSEALVKTNVLLDGVVTAGIDAAVELIGPGRAQFAVHAPPIEAEVDAGRLVTALAHLVADVAGVDSTGKARLVPGGGYVDSTVVVAAAQRGEVVRIEVRGPFAGGDPVHEPIVRGIVRAHGGVLQTHEMPGMSGSAYVLEVPLGAGSGTAVPPMAPEVPGSPGGMEVPGSPGGMEVPGSPGGMEVPGTPTAPGAAEAPMAPEGPMAPGAPMALEVPQDPQVSQAPQVSQAPQVPQVSQAIEVAPGAAGGHEGGGGRRRGRRASTDAFLESPVGGSEGAGEPGAAAGDTGAGEPTGRRRARRRPAAGTADESVGPSASAAAVEHDGPNPHEQIPAGQRGGSGRRRGRPSPAETGAQVADGQQGPGQALALPAAAAPSEGSVVTAAEGAQGAGGRPQRGQTVPPQGVPAEAPTPVPAAGHRARQGGESRLALPAAMPSVNAVESQGPAAFSDLDGVARPLASAQEARPAAPAPESAPVPARQQPTGRRARRALSVAQDRAAQAEPTGPRVPFALPPAAADRLPPNAADQMPPVAEADASLPGRHDAVSGPPDLDHTPAQAHPLPTGRRRARHADAQAAPPQQPPGASGLPETAPSALPEHGAPSAPAAPSTQPAPAAAQDGGWEQDNGWEQDGGWEQDGVPGQGRIQGPAAAAGAPGEQPDGDSEWPGAGRTTHTTGTTPAGNARGPADPDGPTGSDESRPRTLVPGPDARRQPLPAEAPMPGESSDSTHGRAFSVRTLGQGVPFAQHITHQQNQTLGGAGRRRKLAAPPESDPADQAALPAPAAAAPQPANPQPGAGGPGPGGTSGTVQGSGSGPLLPAPAAEGRAYAIGAPDEGAAEGPEPLDGPGGAVEVANRPSPQPADDELPPEPLDNPRRLLVWPAPDVSTQQALSDRGYRPVIVHSREEVDAQIAAFPAALFVDPLTGPITRKALQSLRQAAVAAEVPVLVTAGLGQASREAAYGADPAVLLKALAPRDSEQHPPRVLLIEEHEDIAHALTQTLERRGMQVACAATDSEAVSLATRMRPNLVVMDLMQVRRRRAGIVDWLRANGQLNRTPLVVYTSADMSQSDLPKLSSGETVLFLAERSTSDEVQARIVDLLAKIGTN; encoded by the coding sequence GTGAGCAGCAGGCCATCCCGAGGCGCTGCTCGCCTCGCAGCCATACTCGACGCCCTTCCGGACGGGCTTCTGCTCGTCAACTGCAACGGTACGGTCGTCAACGCCAACACCATCGCCCTCGAAATGTTCGAGACGCCGGGCACCGCGCTCGTCGGACGCGGACTGCTCGATCTGCTTCCGGAGTTCGACTCCAAGCTGATCCCGGGGTCGATGCGGAGGCCGGAGGCTGCGGACGAGCGGGGCCGTACCAAGCCCACGCGGATGACCGCGCGGCGGACCGACGGCAACGAGTACCCCGTCGAGGTGACGAGCGCCAGCCTGGAGGACGGGCAGGCCGCGTACAACGACGTCCAGGTGAGTTACAGCGGCACTTATACGGGTGACGAGCTGCTGATGCTCGTCGTGCGCGACCTGTCGGGCACCGTCGACACCGAGGCCGAGCTGGCCCGCTCGCAGCGCCAGACCGAGATGATCCTGCGGGCCGCCTCCGAGGGTGTCGTCGGCACGGACACGGACGGCCGGGTCGTCCTGGTCAACCCCGCCGCCGCGCAGATCCTCGGCTTCCGCGCCACCGACCTGGGCGGCCAGGAGCTGCATCCGCTGATCCTGCACTCGCGGGCCGAGGGCGAGCCGTTCCCGTACGAGGAATCGCCGCTGGCCGACACCCTCAAGTCGGGGCGCAAGCACCGGGTGCGCGGGCAGGTCCTGTGGTCCAAGAGCGGCGCGCAGGTGCCGGTCGACCTGACCACGGCACCCGTGCGGGACGGCGACCAGCTGGTCGGCGCGGTGATGACGTTCACCGACCGCAGGCCGTACGAGGAACTCGGCGAGCAGCACTCGGCCGAGATCACCGAACTGACCGCGAACCACACCGGCGCAGTCACCGAACTGACCGCGAATCACACCGCCGAGATCACCCGGCTGACGGAGCTGCACGCCGCGGAACTGGCCGACCGGGCCGAGCGGTACGCCTCCGCGCTGGAGGAGCAGGCCGACCGGATGGAGGAACAGGCCGGGCAGCTGGCGGACCTGTCCGCCCGTCACACCCAGCTGACCGCCGTGCTCGGCGAGTCGCTGCGCGGACCGCTGGAGGAGCTGCGCGGCGAGCTGTCCACGCTCGCCGCCGACCCCGCGGGCCAGCTGTGGCCCGAGGCCAACCAGATCCTGCATCACCTGGCCGCGGGCTACGCACGGATGACGACGCTCGTCGACAACGTGCTGAGCTACCAGCGCCTGGACGGCGGCTCCGAAGCGCTCGTCAAGACGAACGTGCTGCTCGACGGCGTGGTGACGGCCGGTATCGACGCCGCGGTCGAGCTGATCGGCCCCGGCCGCGCCCAGTTCGCGGTGCACGCGCCGCCGATCGAGGCCGAGGTCGACGCGGGGCGGCTGGTGACCGCGCTCGCGCACCTCGTCGCGGACGTCGCCGGGGTCGACTCGACCGGCAAGGCACGGCTGGTGCCGGGCGGTGGCTACGTCGACTCGACGGTCGTCGTCGCCGCCGCACAGCGCGGTGAGGTCGTACGGATCGAGGTGCGCGGACCGTTCGCCGGGGGAGACCCGGTGCACGAGCCGATCGTGCGCGGGATCGTGCGGGCGCACGGCGGCGTGCTCCAGACACACGAGATGCCGGGCATGAGCGGCAGCGCGTACGTGCTCGAAGTACCGCTGGGCGCGGGCTCGGGGACAGCGGTGCCTCCGATGGCCCCGGAGGTTCCGGGGAGCCCGGGAGGTATGGAGGTTCCGGGGAGCCCGGGAGGTATGGAGGTTCCGGGGAGCCCGGGAGGTATGGAGGTTCCGGGGACTCCGACGGCTCCCGGGGCTGCGGAGGCCCCCATGGCTCCGGAGGGGCCGATGGCTCCCGGGGCTCCGATGGCTCTGGAAGTCCCTCAGGATCCTCAGGTTTCTCAGGCACCTCAGGTTTCTCAGGCACCTCAGGTTCCTCAGGTTTCTCAGGCGATTGAGGTGGCTCCAGGGGCCGCGGGTGGTCATGAGGGCGGCGGGGGGCGGCGCCGGGGGCGCAGGGCCTCCACGGATGCCTTCCTGGAGAGCCCGGTGGGCGGTTCCGAGGGCGCGGGCGAGCCCGGGGCGGCGGCCGGGGACACCGGGGCCGGCGAACCGACCGGGCGGCGGCGGGCCCGGCGCAGGCCTGCGGCCGGAACCGCGGACGAGTCCGTGGGCCCGTCCGCGTCCGCGGCTGCCGTCGAGCACGACGGGCCGAACCCGCACGAACAGATTCCGGCCGGGCAGCGCGGGGGTTCCGGGCGCAGGCGCGGCCGGCCCAGCCCGGCGGAGACCGGCGCCCAGGTCGCCGACGGACAGCAGGGACCGGGGCAGGCCCTGGCGCTGCCCGCTGCCGCTGCCCCGTCCGAGGGGTCCGTGGTGACGGCGGCCGAGGGCGCTCAGGGGGCCGGGGGCCGTCCGCAGCGCGGGCAGACCGTGCCGCCTCAGGGCGTTCCGGCCGAGGCGCCGACGCCGGTACCGGCCGCTGGACACCGGGCGCGCCAGGGTGGGGAGAGCCGGCTGGCCCTTCCTGCCGCCATGCCGTCGGTGAACGCCGTGGAGTCCCAGGGCCCTGCGGCCTTCTCCGATCTCGACGGGGTCGCCCGGCCGCTGGCGTCGGCTCAGGAGGCCCGTCCGGCCGCGCCCGCTCCGGAATCCGCGCCCGTACCCGCGCGGCAGCAGCCGACCGGGCGACGGGCCCGGCGCGCGCTCTCCGTCGCACAGGACCGGGCCGCCCAGGCCGAACCGACGGGCCCTCGGGTCCCCTTCGCCCTGCCGCCCGCCGCCGCCGACCGGCTGCCGCCGAACGCCGCCGACCAGATGCCGCCCGTCGCCGAGGCCGACGCCTCGCTGCCGGGGCGTCACGACGCGGTGTCCGGTCCGCCGGACCTCGACCACACCCCGGCACAGGCACACCCGCTGCCGACCGGACGACGCCGGGCCCGGCACGCGGACGCGCAGGCGGCCCCGCCGCAGCAGCCGCCCGGGGCATCGGGGCTGCCCGAGACGGCTCCCTCCGCTCTGCCCGAGCATGGCGCCCCGTCCGCACCCGCTGCCCCGTCCACGCAGCCGGCACCGGCCGCAGCGCAGGACGGTGGCTGGGAACAGGACAATGGCTGGGAGCAGGACGGCGGCTGGGAGCAGGACGGCGTACCGGGCCAGGGCCGGATCCAGGGTCCGGCTGCGGCGGCCGGGGCTCCCGGGGAGCAGCCCGACGGCGACTCGGAGTGGCCCGGGGCGGGCCGCACCACGCACACCACCGGCACGACCCCGGCCGGCAACGCCCGCGGCCCCGCAGACCCCGACGGTCCCACCGGATCCGACGAGTCCCGTCCGCGGACCCTCGTGCCCGGACCGGACGCACGGAGGCAGCCGCTGCCCGCCGAGGCGCCCATGCCCGGTGAGTCCTCGGACTCGACGCACGGGCGCGCGTTCAGCGTGCGGACGCTCGGGCAGGGCGTGCCGTTCGCCCAGCACATCACGCACCAGCAGAACCAGACACTCGGCGGCGCCGGCCGGCGCCGCAAGCTCGCCGCACCACCCGAGAGCGACCCGGCCGACCAGGCCGCCCTTCCGGCGCCCGCTGCCGCGGCACCGCAGCCGGCGAACCCGCAGCCCGGTGCCGGCGGCCCCGGCCCCGGCGGCACAAGCGGCACGGTGCAGGGCTCGGGCTCCGGGCCGCTGCTGCCCGCTCCGGCGGCCGAAGGACGCGCGTACGCCATTGGGGCACCCGACGAGGGGGCCGCCGAGGGACCGGAGCCGCTGGACGGCCCCGGTGGCGCGGTCGAGGTCGCCAACCGCCCCTCCCCGCAGCCCGCGGACGACGAACTGCCCCCGGAGCCGCTGGACAACCCGCGCCGGCTGCTCGTCTGGCCGGCGCCCGATGTCTCCACCCAGCAGGCGTTGAGCGACCGCGGCTACCGGCCGGTGATCGTGCACTCGCGCGAGGAGGTCGACGCGCAGATCGCGGCGTTCCCCGCCGCGCTCTTCGTGGACCCGCTGACCGGTCCCATCACCCGCAAGGCACTTCAGTCGCTGCGCCAGGCGGCGGTGGCGGCCGAGGTACCCGTACTGGTGACGGCCGGTCTGGGGCAGGCCTCGCGGGAGGCGGCATACGGCGCCGACCCGGCCGTACTCCTGAAGGCACTCGCCCCGCGCGACAGTGAACAGCACCCGCCCCGGGTCCTCCTGATCGAGGAGCACGAGGACATCGCGCACGCGCTGACGCAGACGCTGGAGCGCCGCGGTATGCAGGTCGCGTGCGCCGCGACCGACAGCGAGGCGGTCTCGCTGGCGACCCGGATGCGGCCGAACCTGGTGGTGATGGACCTGATGCAGGTACGCCGCCGCCGGGCCGGGATCGTCGACTGGCTGCGCGCCAACGGCCAGCTGAACCGCACCCCGCTGGTCGTCTACACCTCGGCCGACATGAGCCAGTCGGACCTGCCGAAGCTGAGTTCGGGCGAGACCGTGCTCTTCCTCGCGGAGCGTTCGACGAGCGACGAGGTGCAGGCACGCATCGTCGACCTGCTCGCGAAGATCGGCACGAACTGA
- a CDS encoding SSI family serine proteinase inhibitor produces the protein MLRRLALTAVVSLAALSAAAPAATASAGPLPRPLLPLPLLQGDDGRTHLTVVVSGSGDPAADGSYELECDPAGGSHPAARQACDRLAQLPGESADPFAPVSPDAMCTQQYGGPATARVTGSWRGRSIDAAFDRTNGCEIGRWNSLRPVLPNVR, from the coding sequence ATGCTGCGTCGCCTCGCCCTCACCGCTGTCGTGTCCCTTGCCGCACTGTCCGCCGCCGCCCCCGCCGCGACGGCTTCGGCCGGTCCGCTGCCGCGGCCGTTGCTGCCGCTGCCCCTCCTCCAGGGCGACGACGGCCGGACGCATCTGACCGTGGTCGTCTCGGGATCGGGGGACCCGGCGGCGGACGGCAGCTACGAGCTGGAGTGCGATCCGGCGGGCGGCAGCCACCCCGCGGCGCGGCAGGCCTGCGACCGGCTGGCGCAGCTGCCGGGCGAGAGCGCGGACCCGTTCGCCCCGGTTTCCCCGGACGCGATGTGCACGCAGCAGTACGGCGGGCCGGCCACCGCCCGGGTCACCGGTAGCTGGCGGGGGCGAAGCATCGATGCCGCGTTCGACCGGACCAACGGGTGCGAGATCGGGCGCTGGAACAGCCTGCGCCCGGTGCTCCCGAACGTCCGCTGA